A single region of the Pelobates fuscus isolate aPelFus1 chromosome 4, aPelFus1.pri, whole genome shotgun sequence genome encodes:
- the LOC134609489 gene encoding phthioceranic/hydroxyphthioceranic acid synthase-like — protein sequence MDDDLIAIVGIGCSFPGGEGIDNFWKVIVEGRNCTVDIPSDRFDKKKWYDPDYNKAGKTWTCRAALIEGLDEFDNKLFGISNSETVNMDPQHKLLLECTYRALEDAGYPMESVSGSNTGVFIGLMNRDCESIFNAYPAGINHFNGTGTSTSLAANRISYCFNLTGPSLAIDTACSSSLVALHYACQAIKQGDCEMVVCGGVNSIMEPRIFIALSKAKMISPDGTSKPFSKNANGYGRGEGCGIVVLKKLKKAKEDGSKIWGVICASAVNQDGKSVTPITRPSQDLQEALLKTIYSIIDPSTVQYVEAHGTGTPVGDPVEAASIGKIIGKKRPTGSLLKIGSVKGNIGHTESASGMAGLIKVLLMMHHEVIPPSLHYSKETGIAQVEESNLTIPITPETWKEDRKLGRIASINSFGFGGTNVHAVIKQVKQHRLNDFKHLSQRPVEIFVVSAASSKSLQLTIEDTKQQLNKVDSLSFENLVYTSTCRRSHKNFKFRKTFLASSLKDLQEQLASANTESSPAQKSPEIVFVFCGNGLLYKGMCKMLLRSEPVFRKKCIEIDELLQVYTSLSMVKLLENEFDDFSRPDIAQLLLFTIQTSLVALLRHWGVKPDTIVGHSVGEVAAAHCSGLLSLQDAVKVIYYRSTLQSKVTGGKMLVVSNIPVTEISKDIRSYGQIINMAAYNSPTSCTVSGDAELIVKLHDQLNQQYSKRNIFLHQLDVPAAYHSHMMDPILAEIEDKLQDLEAQTLETDIISTVTGVKASKGDFTTGGYWARNIREPVAFEQAIKSSITGKQNAVFIEIGPKRALQRNITDVLGEKNIILPAVHPSKEYETIFAVLVKLFTEGYNPDWCSIYETYKSPPAVLPRYQFDHVKQGVDFGKIQEGNKTIATSSHPLIHNVSQDFTDFQCTISKENTPYVYEHKYNETTLVPGTFYIELGLAAAMTRLKSKMPLSSLSISVNFSSPCVVNQDSLNLNIKLEHGNILTDFSIQSSHVYATGQIQKSGGILEEKKISFQHILKRCNLVLTQEKVYESLSRFGFQYGKAFRQLSDIHYGGELMEGIARVTVSEEIIETMYEYNVHPVVLDCFFQMGVIAGIEFIQSSALFPSQIGNMTVFRPLQKQMFIYLKTVQKAENHVVLCGCFTDENGCVLIEINQAKISFIQQVISKQKNIFFHNNWVTLPPQSHKGLRVPNILVFADNSGIGQELSKYTNDTLKYVMFNNWELDIDLTKIFNSKFTEIWFMWGIHTPSEEYPNNLPHYLAKCCEMYRRVILAVRQLNSGASIRTVTFRTAEPTVDHINPGFALTGMTRTCATEMPDITFQLIDISSSNVEDVKALARVAYHYTPRTHPEVWIHKGEIYTSEVTPTEIDFVEQRHHAVALKKSDNFTLYTANPYIITELSAELDHSKATKLTDKCVEVQIDQICSHTDDFFPVSASGWKFGNTLYWSTLSTEIHKLLALDFTGTVTAVGKHVKKLKVGDRVATCYPTLASSKVGLPETVCCLIQKVPILKKLPCISQFILAWEVLHHLLPPAKNKPKLIIISTEKKTVLSMILVSAAKGRGWEPMVSPVIDINAKQCSAMIILPPSKNILEVDFLQLSLLKDLIIIADQKNPESFQYLTEHCSENTHIHLLNPVTLFQKAHLKKFAKDIYKWLQSTHVDLSVNHSKSMTMSASRHCLNDTEPSYFTMQNVPLIEIENSNITFPVKEETLFKHDAIYIVAGGLTGLGFETVKFIAQNGGGNIVILSRRRPTPEMQEDIKKIQNEQVNIKIMAIPCDITSYSEVIKTVNSILKIFSNIPIKGVFHSAVVLHDGILESLNLSLFEKVLSPKVDGAVNLHRATIKQELDYFVCYSSVASFLGNAGQSNYAAANSFLDVFCQYRRNMGLSGQSISWGALKLGVLQDQDNIHEILNAKGILLFDPEEIHRHLKKALRLNKSLQAVIKFDFKALYEKLLSRIPTLKKRLIQVITEESKHLNGKIQVDEPSKHTNMKSTDYVKMLISELTSASASEITMNTFLSSLGIDSMLGMSLQSRILHEKNVNIPVVQLLDPSTTISVVVSLLNENTSEGEDVTTNVQEETQF from the exons GTGAAGGCATTGATAATTTCTGGAAAGTCATTGTCGAAGGAAGAAACTGTACAGTAGACATCCCCAGTGAtaggtttgataaaaaaaaatggtatgatcCAGATTATAATAAAGCAGGAAAAACGTGGACCTGTCGAGCAGCCCTCATTGAAGG ACTGGATGAATTTGATAACAAGCTCTTTGGAATTTCCAATTCGGAGACTGTGAACATGGATCCACAGCACAAATTACTTCTTGAATGTACCTATCGTGCATTGGAAGACGCAGGCTATCCAATGGAGAGTGTCAGTGGAAGCAACACTGGGGTCTTTATAG gtCTCATGAACAGAGATTGTGAATCAATATTTAACGCTTATCCGGCCGGAATCAATCATTTTAATGGCACAGGAACATCAACAAGTTTAGCAGCAAACAGGATATCTTACTGCTTCAATCTGACGGGACCATCCCTGGCAATAGACACTGCATGCTCATCCTCCCTTGTAGCTCTGCATTACGCCTGTCAAGCCATCAAGCAAG GAGACTGTGAGATGGTGGTATGCGGAGGTGTGAACTCTATCATGGAACCTCGTATATTTATTGCTCTTTCCAAAGCAAAAATGATCTCTCCTGATGGAACCAGCAAACCGTTTTCAAAAAATGCAAATGGATATGGAAGAGGGGAAGGATGTGGAATCGTTGTTCTAAAAAAACTGAAGAAG GCAAAAGAAGATGGCAGCAAGATTTGGGGAGTTATATGTGCCAGTGCGGTAAATCAGGATGGAAAATCAGTGACACCAATAACCAGACCATCCCAAGACTTGCAGGAGGCTTTGCTGAAAACAATCTATTCTATCATTGACCCATCTACAGTGCAGTATGTGGAAGCTCATGGCACTGGAACCCCTGTTGGAGATCCTGTGGAAGCAGCCAGCATTGGAAAAATTATTGGGAAAAAACGTCCTACTGGATCACTTCTAAAGATCGGCTCAGTTAAAGGAAATATCGGTCACACAGAGTCTGCTTCTGGAATGGCTGGTTTAATTAAAGTTCTCCTAATGATGCACCATGAAGTGATTCCTCCATCATTGCATTATTCCAAAGAAACAGGTATTGCACAGGTGGAAGAATCCAACTTAACAATTCCAATAACTCCAGAGACATGGAAGGAAGATAGGAAACTTGGTAGAATAGCCAGCATTAACAGCTTTGGATTTGGAGGAACAAATGTTCATGCTGTGATTAAGCAAGTAAAACAACACAGATTAAATGACTTTAAACATTTATCTCAAAGGCCTGTTGAAATTTTTGTTGTATCTGCAGCTTCCAGTAAATCCCTTCAACTCACTATTGAAGACACAAAACAGCAGTTAAACAAAGTGGACTCTTTGTCTTTTGAGAACTTGGTCTACACATCTACCTGTAGAAGAAGCCACAAAAACTTCAAATTTAGAAAAACATTTCTGGCATCATCCTTAAAAGATTTACAAGAACAACTTGCATCGGCAAACACTGAATCATCTCCTGCACAAAAAAGCCCTGAAATTGTGTTCGTGTTCTGTGGTAATGGACTTCTATATAAAGGGATGTGCAAGATGTTACTGAGATCAGAACCGGTATTTAGAAAGAAATGCATTGAGATAGATGAGTTACTTCAGGTATATACATCTCTTTCCATGGTGAAGTTACTAGAGAATGAGTTTGATGATTTCTCCAGACCAGACATTGCACAGTTACTGCTCTTTACCATTCAGACTTCATTAGTGGCTCTACTGAGACATTGGGGAGTCAAACCAGACACTATCGTTGGACACTCAGTTGGAGAAGTTGCTGCCGCCCATTGTTCTGGACTTCTTTCACTTCAGGATGCTGTGAAAGTGATTTATTACAGGAGCACATTGCAATCCAAAGTCACTGGAGGGAAAATGCTGGTAGTGAGCAATATACCTGTGACCGAAATATCAAAAGATATCAGGTCATACGGACAAATAATAAACATGGCCGCTTATAACAGTCCTACCTCATGCACAGTGTCTGGCGATGCAGAATTAATAGTAAAGCTCCATGATCAATTAAACCAACAGTACAGCAAAAGGAACATATTTCTACATCAACTTGATGTTCCTGCTGCATATCACAGCCACATGATGGATCCTATTTTAGCGGAGATAGAAGACAAACTGCAAGATTTGGAAGCACAAACACTTGAAACTGACATTATCTCCACAGTGACTGGAGTGAAAGCTTCTAAAGGGGATTTTACAACTGGAGGATACTGGGCTAGAAATATCCGTGAACCAGTTGCTTTTGAGCAAGCAATAAAGTCTTCAATTACTGGCAaacaaaatgcagtgtttattgaAATAGGGCCAAAGAGAGCTTTACAACGGAacatcactgatgttttgggtgagaaaaatatcattttgcCTGCAGTTCATCCTAGTAAGGAATATGAGACAATATTTGCTGTCCTGGTTAAACTGTTCACAGAGGGATACAATCCTGACTGGTGTAGTATTTATGAAACATATAAATCTCCACCAGCTGTTCTTCCCAGGTATCAGTTTGACCATGTTAAACAAGGTGTGGATTTTGGCAAAATACAAGAAGGAAATAAGACCATTGCAACATCCAGTCATCCTTTGATCCACAATGTTAGTCAAGACTTCACAGACTTTCAATGCACTATTTCTAAAGAAAACACACCTTATGTCTATGAGCACAAATATAATGAAACTACACTTGTCCCTGGCACTTTTTATATAGAGCTTGGTTTGGCAGCTGCTATGACCAGATTGAAATCTAAAATGCCCTTGAGTTCCCTAAGTATCAGTGTAAACTTCTCTAGTCCCTGTGTTGTTAATCAAGACTCTCTAAACCTGAATATTAAACTTGAACATGGAAATATATTGACAGACTTTTCTATCCAGTCTTCACATGTTTATGCGACAGGCCAAATTCAGAAAAGCGGTGGAATTTTAGAGGAGAAAAAAATCTCCTTCCAGCACATCCTGAAACGGTGTAATTTAGTTTTGACCCAGGAAAAAGTTTACGAGTCACTGTCAAGGTTTGGATTTCAGTATGGGAAAGCATTCAGACAACTATCGGACATACATTACGGGGGAGAATTAATGGAAGGAATTGCTAGAGTCACAGTGAGTGAAGAGATTATAGAAACAATGTATGAATATAATGTGCATCCTGTTGTTCTAGATTGCTTTTTTCAAATGGGAGTCATTGCTGGGATAGAATTCATACAATCCTCGGCTCTTTTCCCTTCTCAGATAGGAAATATGACTGTATTCAGACCACTTCAAAAACAAATGTTCATCTATTTAAAAACAGTCCAGAAAGCAGAGAACCATGTCGTTCTCTGTGGATGTTTTACTGATGAAAATGGCTGTGTTTTAATTGAAATCAATCAAGCTAAAATATCATTTATACAGCAAGTAATAAGCAAGCAGAAAAACATTTTCTTCCACAATAACTGGGTGACATTGCCACCACAGTCACACAAAGGACTCCGCGTACCCAACATCTTAGTGTTTGCTGACAACTCTGGAATTGGACAAGAGTTATCTAAATACACTAATGATACTTTAAAATATGTGATGTTTAACAACTGGGAATTAGACATAGACTTAACTAAAATATTTAACAGTAAGTTTACAGAGATTTGGTTCATGTGGGGAATTCATACTCCAAGTGAAGAGTATCCAAACAATCTCCCACATTACTTAGCTAAGTGCTGTGAGATGTATCGACGAGTGATCTTGGCTGTGAGACAACTAAATTCTGGAGCTTCCATAAGAACAGTCACCTTCCGAACAGCTGAACCCACCGTGGATCACATTAACCCTGGATTTGCCCTGACTGGCATGACTAGAACTTGTGCAACTGAGATGCCTGACATTACATTTCAACTCATTGACATAAGTTCTTCAAACGTAGAAGACGTGAAAGCTCTAGCACGTGTTGCTTATCATTATACACCTAGGACCCATCCAGAAGTTTGGATACATAAGGGAGAAATATATACAAGTGAAGTCACTCCTACTGAAATAGACTTTGTAGAACAAAGGCATCATGCGGTAGCATTAAAAAAGTCCGACAATTTCACTTTGTATACTGCCAATCCATACATAATAACTGAACTGTCTGCTGAACTAGACCATTCTAAAGCCACCAAACTCACAGATAAATGTGTTGAGGTTCAAATTGATCAGATATGTTCACATACTGACGATTTCTTTCCTGTTAGTGCCTCAGGTTGGAAGTTCGGAAATACTCTGTACTGGAGCACATTGTCCACAGAAATACATAAACTCCTTGCTCTGGATTTCACTGGTACTGTAACAGCTGTTGGAAAACATGTAAAGAAGCTTAAAGTGGGGGATCGGGTTGCTACATGTTATCCAACACTTGCGTCATCCAAAGTGGGGCTCCCTGAGACTGTTTGCTGTTTAATACAGAAggtcccaattctaaagaagctgcCTTGCATTTCCCAATTTATTTTAGCGTGGGAAGTTTTACATCATCTGCTTCCACCAGCAAAAAATAAGCCCAAGCTCATCATCATCTCtactgaaaaaaaaacagttctaaGTATGATCCTTGTGAGTGCAGCAAAAGGTAGAGGCTGGGAACCAATGGTATCTCCAGTAATTGATATAAATGCCAAACAGTGCAGCGCCATGATTATTCTGCCTCCATCCAAAAACATCTTAGAGGTAGACTTTTTGCAATTATCCCTACTTAAGGATTTAATTATAATAGCTgaccagaaaaatccagaaagttTCCAATACCTGACCGAGCATTGTAGCGAgaatacacacattcacttacttaATCCCGTTACCCTTTTCCAGAAAGCACATTTAAAAAAGTTTGCCAAAGACATATACAAGTGGCTGCAGTCAACACACGTAGACTTGTCGGTAAATCATTCAAAGTCCATGACCATGTCTGCCAGCAGGCATTGCCTTAATGATACAGAACCCAGTTACTTTACCATGCAAAATGTACCACTTATTGAAATTGAGAACAGCAACATTACATTTCCTGTCAAAGAGGAAACTCTTTTCAAGCATGACGCTATTTACATAGTTGCAGGTGGGCTGACTGGCCTTGGATTTGAAACAGTAAAGTTCATTGCTCAAAATGGTGGTGGGAATATCGTGATTTTGTCCAGGAGACGCCCCACCCCTGAAATGCAAGAAGATATAAAAAAGATTCAGAATGAACaggtgaatataaaaataatggcCATTCCATGTGATATAACCAGTTACTCGGAGGTAATAAAGACAGTGAATTCCATTCTGAAAATCTTTTCTAACATTCCAATTAAAGGTGTTTTTCACAGTGCTGTAGTTTTGCATGATGGGATCCTAGAGAGCCTAAACTTATCACTGTTTGAGAAGGTACTGAGTCCAAAGGTAGATGGAGCAGTGAACCTACACCGTGCTACAATTAAACAGGAGCTGGATTATTTTGTATGTTATTCATCTGTTGCCTCATTTTTGGGAAATGCAGGACAATCAAATTACGCAGCTGCCAACTCATTTCTAGATGTCTTCTGTCAATACAGGAGGAATATGGGACTTTCTGGACAATCGATCAGCTGGGGTGCCCTCAAATTAGGGGTTTTACAGGATCAAGACAACATACATGAAATTCTGAATGCAAAAGGAATACTTCTTTTTGACCCAGAGGAGATACACAGACATCTTAAAAAAGCTCTAAGACTTAATAAATCCCTACAAGCTGTTATCAAATTTGATTTTAAAGCCTTGTATGAAAAACTTTTGTCTCGAATTCCCACACTGAAGAAACGGCTAATTCAGGTGATAACTGAAGAATCCAAGCATCTTAATGGCAAAATCCAAGTTGACGAACCTTCCAAACATACTAACATGAAATCAACCGATTATGTGAAGATGTTGATTAGTGAACTGACAAGTGCCAGTGCAAGTGAAATTACAATGAATACTTTCTTAAGTTCTTTGGGAATTGACTCAATGTTGGGCATGAGCTTACAGAGTCGCATCTTGCACGAAAAGAACGTGAACATACCTGTTGTACAACTACTTGATCCCAGCACAACAATCTCAGTGGTTGTATCTCTGTTGAATGAAAACACTTCTGAAGGAGAAGATGTCACAACAAATGTGCAAGAGGAAACTCAGTTCTAG